The nucleotide window CCGATCGAGGATACGATGGTGATCGAACCGTCCTTGCGCGCAATCATCTGCGGCACGACTTCGCTGATCAGCCAGTGATTGGCCACGATGTTGTTGTCGAGGATCTTGCGAAACTGATCGTCGTTGATGCCGGCCTGCGGGCCGTAATACGGGTTCGACGCAGCATTGCAAACCAGCGCGTCGATCTTGCCGAAGCTCTGCGTCGCTTCCTGCGCCAGACGCTTCAGATCGTCCTTGCTGGAGATGTTGGCGGCCAGCGCCAGCGCGGTGCCCGCACCGAATTGATCGTTGATGGCCTTCGCCACCGCGTCGCAGGCATCCTGCTTGCGCGACGAGATCACCACCTTGGCGCCCTGCTCGGCCATCCGCTCGGCGATCGCCTTGCCGATGCCGCGCGACGAACCGGTGATGACCGCGACTTTGCCGGTCAGGTCGAACAAGCTCATGTTTCTCTCCCGTTGTTAGTGCTGTTGATTATTGCAGTCCGTCATTGCGAGGAGCGAAGCGACGAAGCAATCCAGGATCAGTGTTCTCGACTCTGGATTGCTTCGCTTCGCTCGCAATGGCGGTCAGACGTATCGTGCCATCCCAATGACGGTGCCTAAGCCAGCTTGCTCGGCGTCGCCAGTTCGGGGCCGGCGGGCTGATGCATCGCGGCGTGCGACGGATCGGCGATCCACGGCTGCTGATTGACCATCGGAATCCGCCAGCCCTCGTGGCCATTGGAGGCCATGTGGTCGAGCCGGGTGATCGAGCAATTGTCGATGGTGAAGGCGAGCCCCCGCTCCGGCTGATCGCGCAGCGCCAGGCCGATCGCCGCCTTGATGGTGCCGCCGTGCGCGACCGCGACGATGTCGCAGCCGGGATGCGCAGCGTTGATCCTTTCGATCGCCCGCTTGGTGCGTTCGTAAAGATCCATGAAGCTCTCGCCGTTGGGCGCGCGCTCGTCGATCGGCGCGAACCAGAAGGTGGCGAGGTTGACCGGCAGCTTGGCGAAGAACGCGGCGCGGTTGGTGCCCTGCCAGTCGCCGAGATGCTGCTCGTTGAGATCGGCGTCCTGCGTGATGGTCTCGGGCCGGGGAAAGCCGGCGGCGAAGATCGCTTCGGCGGTCATGTGGGTACGCTTCAGCTTGCTCGCGTACCACACCGCATTCTGCGGCAGCACCCGGCTGACCGCGTCGAACACCACCTTGTCGCTGCAATCGCAATCGATGTCGATCTGGCCGTAGATGTTACCGCCGTCGCTGCGGACCGGCGCGTGCCGCACCCACCACCACCGCGTCGCGGTGACGCCGACCGGCACCGAGTGCTGGGCGACGAACGGTTTGTCGTTGGAAGACGGCGGCACGTTCGTCATGTGAGAAAATCCTTCAATCCGGTCACAAGTCGCTGTACGTCAGACCTCGCATCGTCTCAAGTCACTTGTGTGTCGGACGCGCGATGTCGACGAACGATCGTCGTTCCAATTCCGTCAAACGGCAAACGCCGCAAATGATCAGCAGGGAGCAACGCATGGGCCGCCTCGAAGGCAAATCCATCATCATCACCGGTGCCGGCAGTGGCATCGGCCGCGCGGCATCGCTGCTGTTCACCAAGGAAGGCGCGCAACTGATCGCCGTCGATCGCACCGAGGGCGTCAACGAAACCGTCGCGCTGGTGCGCAAGGCCGGCGGCACCGCCGAGGCGGTGATGGCTGACGCCGGCTCCGAAGACGACGTGAAGGGCTTCGTCGCCAAGGCGCTCTCGGCCTACGGCAAGCTCGACGGCATCTGGGCCAATGCCGGCATCAGCGGCGGCCTGGTGCCGCTGCCCGAACAGACACCGGAGCATTGGCAGGAGATCCTGCGCGTCAACCTGATCGGTCCGTTCCTGGCGATCAAGCACACCATGCCGCATCTGATCAAACAGGGGCACGGCGCAATTGTCTGCACTGCCTCGGTCGCGGGTTTGAAGAGCGGCGCGTCGGGACACCCTTACGCGGCATCGAAGGCCGGCGTGATCAGCTTGGTACAGACCACCGCCTATTCGCTGTCCGGCACCGGCGTGCGCATCAACGCGGTGTGCCCGGGCCTGATCGAAACCGGCATGACCAAGCCGGTGTTCGACGGCGCCCGCGCCCGCGGCACCGATCACAAGATCGGTCAGCTCAACCCGCTGAAGCGCGCCGGCCAGCCGCACGAACTCGCCACCATGGGACTGTTCCTGCTCAGCGACGAAGCGTCTTACGTCAACGGCCAGGCGTTCCCGGTCGACGGTGGCCTGACCGCTTCGATGCCCTATGCGGGCAAGCCGATCTGAGACGGGATGATGAGCGGCGCAGACCGCTCCACACACGACCGTCATCCCCGCGCATGCGGGGATCCAGTATTCCAGGGCGTTCGTGACAACAACGACGCACTGGAATACTGGGTCGCCCGGTCAAGCCGGGCGATGACGACCTTTTCTTGAGATCAATATCGCAATTTCGTCATTCGGGGCGCTGGCGTAACGCGCGCCCCCGGAGGGATGCACACCTGCGGCGTGCATCCCGGAATGACGTTGGTGAGA belongs to Rhodopseudomonas palustris and includes:
- a CDS encoding histidine phosphatase family protein, with the protein product MTNVPPSSNDKPFVAQHSVPVGVTATRWWWVRHAPVRSDGGNIYGQIDIDCDCSDKVVFDAVSRVLPQNAVWYASKLKRTHMTAEAIFAAGFPRPETITQDADLNEQHLGDWQGTNRAAFFAKLPVNLATFWFAPIDERAPNGESFMDLYERTKRAIERINAAHPGCDIVAVAHGGTIKAAIGLALRDQPERGLAFTIDNCSITRLDHMASNGHEGWRIPMVNQQPWIADPSHAAMHQPAGPELATPSKLA
- a CDS encoding SDR family NAD(P)-dependent oxidoreductase, whose amino-acid sequence is MSLFDLTGKVAVITGSSRGIGKAIAERMAEQGAKVVISSRKQDACDAVAKAINDQFGAGTALALAANISSKDDLKRLAQEATQSFGKIDALVCNAASNPYYGPQAGINDDQFRKILDNNIVANHWLISEVVPQMIARKDGSITIVSSIGGLKGSTVIGAYCISKAADMQLARNLACEYGEHNIRVNCIAPGLIKTDFARALWENPETLKASTARSPLQRIGEPDEIAGAAIFLASKAGTFTTGQTIVIDGGATIS
- a CDS encoding SDR family NAD(P)-dependent oxidoreductase: MGRLEGKSIIITGAGSGIGRAASLLFTKEGAQLIAVDRTEGVNETVALVRKAGGTAEAVMADAGSEDDVKGFVAKALSAYGKLDGIWANAGISGGLVPLPEQTPEHWQEILRVNLIGPFLAIKHTMPHLIKQGHGAIVCTASVAGLKSGASGHPYAASKAGVISLVQTTAYSLSGTGVRINAVCPGLIETGMTKPVFDGARARGTDHKIGQLNPLKRAGQPHELATMGLFLLSDEASYVNGQAFPVDGGLTASMPYAGKPI